In the Gorilla gorilla gorilla isolate KB3781 chromosome 1, NHGRI_mGorGor1-v2.1_pri, whole genome shotgun sequence genome, GGGACAGGGCTTCGGTGGATTGGGGGTGGAACCTGGATTAGACTGAGGTGGTGCCAGCACCAGGGGTGGGGCCGTAGCTGGGGCGGAGCCTGATAACGGAGGAGGGTCTCCAGCCCCGGGTTAAGGGAGTTGGGGAGAGGCGATGTTAAGAGTTCttttatggccgggcgcggtggctcacgcctgtaatcccagcactttgagaggccgaggcgggcggatcacgaggtcaggagatcgagaccatcctggccaacatggtgaaacccccccgtctctactaaaagtacaaaaaattagccgggcgttgttgcgggcgcctgtagtcccagctactcgggaggctgcgccaggaaaacggcgtgaacccgggaagcggagcttgcagtgagccgagatcgcgccactgcactccagcctgggcgacagagtgagacgactccgtctcaaaaaaaaaaaaaaaaaaaaaaaaacacaaaaaacgaCAGAGCCCTTTTATGTGGCAGAATCCTGGCAGGGACCAAGGAGGGCCCGGAGCTCAGGAAGGAGAGCTCCCAGAAAACCTACACATGTTTCTGTGTCGTGAGTTTTGGGTGCCAGAGTTTTCTGTGATGCGGGAGAGTCTGAGGGGCCTGGGCACTGGCAGGAGAAGGTTCAGAGCCCTTCTCGgaggggaggtgtgtgtgtgggtctTTGGGATGTGACCCGCAGGGGCAGGGTGTCCAGTAGGACAGGATCGGGGTTAGGGCAGGGACTTTACCCGTTTGTAAAATGGGTCTAAGAAGAGCATGCACGTTATTGCGAGCATCCAGTGAGATAATGCAAAGTGTAACTCTCATTATATGGTATTTGACAGATACGTGCTGTGTTCATTGTGTGCTGTTCTAGACACTTGGGTGTCTTGATACAGCAGTGAACTAAACAGACTAAAGGCCCTAACCCTTGGCCTTTACCTTTTTAGTGAGACTTTTCATTCTTATCATCAGCATTATAACCTTCTTCAGGGATCTAGGCACTGGTGCAATGATTCCAGACGTGGGCTGAGAGTCGGGGGCCTGGGCCCCAGTATGTTGGAGACCTTAGTTTCCCTGAGTCTGGATGGGGCCTGGTATCCACAGTCAGGGAGGGACAACCTGTCTGTAGTGCCCAAGGCACTATGATTGTGAGATCTGAGCTACTTATTGTCCCCGCAGTGGTGTCAGACCTGTGCGCCACAGGGGACCATGACTGTGAGCAGGTGTGCCTCAGCTCCCCGGGTTCCTACACCTGCGCCTGCCATGAGGGCTTCACTCTGAACAGCGACGGCAAGACCTGCAATGGTCAGTGGGGTGGACACAGGCTCgccctggagagggtgtggagggGAGGTGATGGGGCCTCCCCAGGAAACCCATTCAAGCCTCCCTGCACCATACCTCTGAACCAATCTTCAAAGCAGACAGATGCCTTTTAGAGTTTGGTATCTGCAGAAGTTCTCGCCTGACTTCTGTCCCTGTTTTCAACACAATGGGTGGTGGGTTTAGTGTGGTAGAAGGACTCACATAGTCTCAAAATCAAATCCTGGTGCTACCACTTCTGAGCTGTGTGATCTCACAGCTGTTGGAGTTTCAGTTTCCAATACTGTACAGCGGGACCAGTCACCTTGGCTTTATAGAGGCAGTTCTGAGGGCACAATGGAATGATCCTCAGCACAGAGCTTGGTGTGTGGTGGGTGTCCAGCCAGGGAGCAGGATGGATGACTATGTCCTTCAGCTTCAGCCCGTTGCCTTCCTGTCCTCCACAGtctgcagtggtggtggtggcagctcGGCCACTGACCTGGTCTTCCTCATTGACGGATCCAAGAGTGTGAGGCCAGAGAACTTTGAGCTGGTGAAGAAGTTCATCAATCAGATTGTGGATACGCTGGACGTGTCAGACAAGCTGGCCCAGGTGGGGCTGGTGCAGTACTCAAGCTCTGTGCGCCAGGAGTTCCCCCTGGGTCGCTTCCACACCAAGAAGGACATCAAGGCGGCTGTGCGGAATATGTCCTACATGGAGAAGGGCACAATGACCGGGGCTGCTCTCAAGTACCTCATTGACAATTCCTTCACTGTGTCCAGTGGGGCTAGGCCCGGGGCCCAGAAGGTGGGCATTGTCTTCACAGATGGCCGGAGCCAGGACTATATTAATGATGCTGCCAAGAAGGCCAAAGACCTCGGTAGGTGTTGCCTGCCTGGACCCTGGACACCACTGATGGCCAGGGGTACACACGGGTATAGCCCAGCTGTAGTTTATCTTGGTGTCTTCTGATTAGTGCCCTAAACCCAGGTGAGTTTGAATGAGGAGGATTGGTTAGTCCAATTCTCTCTTATACCAATGACAAAATTGAGGCCCCAGAAAAGTAAGTGGCTTGTTTTGATGGTCCTTTTGTAAGTGAGGCTTGGAACTTTTCCAGCTGGATATTCCCAAGAACACATCAACTGTTGGAAGGCAACTCTACTTTGGAACAAGCCCGAGTCTGTTTTGTAACCtattaaatgaggaaaaaataaccACCAGATGGGTGATTATTAGGGTTAAATGAAGCTTGCTGTACAAAGCTTCCAGTACAGGAAGTCACTATAGGGTCTGACACAGAGCAGAACCTCAGTAAATATTGATTTCCTCATTGTCCTTGTTCCAGGCATTGTGCTTGCAATTCCAGCAGCTGCCAGCAGGAGGTGTCTGGTGTTGGCTGCCTAAGCCTTCCCCAGGAGGCTCAGCCATATGGTTGCCCATCCCCATGTCCAGCCTTACTTCTCCTGTTCCTCCTGGCAGGCTTTAAGATGTTTGCTGTGGGTGTGGGCAATGCCGTGGAGGATGAGCTGAGGGAAATAGCCTCAGAGCCTGTGGCAGAGCACTACTTCTACACGGCTGACTTCAAGACCATCAACCAGATAGGCAAGAAGTTGCAGAAGAAGATCTGTGTGGGTGAGTGAGGCCAGGGCTGGCATTGATGGGATTTGCAGGTGGGGCACTGGGGAGGTGGAGCCATCCTGGAACTGGGTGTGGGTGGGGAAAAGCAGGGGCCGAGGTGGCACCAAGAGTTGGCAGAACCAGAAGGTGGGCTGGCGAGTACAGCTCTTACTACCAGCAAACATGTTGAATGCTCATTACGTGGCTGGCACTGTTCTCAGTGCTCTCCGGATATTACATCATCCAATCCTATTTGGTAAGAATGTcattaaccccattttatagatgggataAACAAGGCCAAAGGGGTGGAACAACTGTTAATAGCTGggagagccaagatttgaaccctaCTGACTCTCTGGTCCTCCCTGGTGACCTCACCAGCTGGTTCTTAGTGGTAAGGAGTGTGGGCTTCAGAGCCAGGCATGCCTGGGCCTGTGTCTTTGCTCTGACGCTGTTGGCCACGGGCAAGTTGTTTCACTTCTTGGATTCTTCACCTGTAATATGGGATTAATGACTTCAAACCCAAAGGGCTGGGGTGAACTCACTGAGGTGACATAGGGGCCCCTAATAGTGTTCTTCATGCAGCAGGTACAGGGATGCTCTCCTAGTTCATTCTTAGGGCTCCAAGGGACCAGGAAGACGTTCAGGGGTCACCCCTCTATCACTCCTAAGGGTGCTGTCTCAAGGACTATCTATATCTTTCTGCCTCCTCAGGTCCCCTAAGCCCCTCACTCCTCCAGGAATCCTGAGTCCTGGCCCTGGGCAGTGACTGTCCTTCCTCCTCCTGGGCAGCCACTCAACAGTTCCTTTCTATTTCCCTCCTCCTTGTCCCCTGCAGAGGAAGACCTGTGTGCCTGTGAGTCCCTGGTGAAATTCCAAGCCAAAGTGGAGGGGCTGCTGCAGGCCCTGACCAGGAAACATATCCCTTCCCAGAGGGGGCTGGGGCCGGGGAGGGGTGCAGGGCAGTGTTGGGGGAGGCGGGAGCATGGCCCAAGTGTGGTCGGTTGGGCAGGCTTCTCTTGGCCTGCTTACTGCTGATGGTCTGCATTCTGGCAGAATAAGCTGAAGCCAGCTTGGGTGCACACCCTGTCAAAAGCAGAGACTCCTAGAAGGTAAACAGAGAAATTGAGGCAGAAGCCAGGATCTAGGGACTGGACACACACCAGAGTCCTGGACATGCTCTGAAGAACATGGAGCCCATGGATGCCCCATTTCTCAGGCTCATGGTGACGTGCCTGACCCCAGTACCCACTCAGAGGTGGGGCTGGGCCCCAGACAGTTCCCCTGGCTCAGCCAGGACTAGGTGGGGGACCCAGCAGGGCTAAATCTGCAACTGAGCAGGGCTGGGCACTCGTGGCTCGCAGTAACTGGCTGTGTTTTTTGGAAAGCACCATTCTGAGGACAGTGGATGGATAAGTTCTGACAGAGGGGAGAATGCACGCTGTAGTGGGGTGTTGCAGGGGCCTGAGTGCAGGGCCACAGCCATCCCTGCCCTGCTCTGGCCAACCTGCACCTCTCCTTAACTCTGAGTCCACTGGAAGCTGTGAGTAAGCGGCTGGCCATCCTGGAGAACACAGTCGTCTAAGGCTGCCTGTCACCACTGTGGCCTCTCCAAGCATCCTGCACGTGTCTGCTGTAGCTTTGCCATTTTAGTGAGGGAAGCcagcctgggggtgggagggggtgtgtctgggtgtgcCTATCGGGAGCGTGTAATGGCGTTTGGGAgctcgtgtgtgtatgtgtgcgtgtgtgtatgtgtggatgtgtgtgtgtgtgtgtgcacgtgcgccTGAGGGTGGGCATGAGTCTTGCCAGAATGTGAGTGTGAGAGTGATAATGCAGGGGTGAGTGTGAGAGGGACTGCGTTTGCATTTTTATAATCAAAAGCTTAATATATTCCCATCTTTTTTAGTTAACCCTTTCTTGACTCTGAGTGCTGTGAATTTCTTTACTGATTTCTCTGTTCTCCGGTGAGAAACAATTAAATGTGATTTAACGTAAGCACTGAATGGGGCTAGAGGCAGTGTGGTTATTTGGGGACCAGGGAAAAGGATGGATGAAGATGTGGTGGGAGGGGATGTTTGGAAGGATGGTAACAGTGGTGGTGACAGTGATGACAGTGACCACACCAAAACCAGCTGGTGTTTGTCCTGCCTTTTCAGTTACATATTCATTTACTTGACCTCATTTCACTTCCAGTAACCTTACCCAGAAAAGAGTCAAATTATCCCCATTACAAATGGGAAAGCTGAGAGTCTAAATGATGAAATGACTTGCTCAGCAGTGGGTCGCTGAGAGACAGGACTTGAATCTAGGACTAAAGAACATCAAAAGAAAAAGGCTTCAGAGAAAAAGGGCAATGACACCAGATAggactcatttgttcattcattcattcattcactcatttgttcaggTATCATGTACTTACAGGGCAATGGTGGTGGGGGGGATGGTGCTGTATGAGACAGACGTAGTTCCTGCCCTAAGAGACATACAGTTGAGCAGGGTGCTCATGTCACCCCCACCAGCCAGAGGGACCAGCCAGAGGAAAAGAGAGTGGGTTTAGGTCGTACCAGGGGTTTGTGCCTCCTCTTGATACCTGGGAGCCCACGGGGTGAGTGTGTGCGTGAGATGATGGGaagggctccagcctgggcctgggctgCCCTAGGTGcctctcccctcctgcccccaACATGCCCTGTTGGAGTTCTGTTTGTTTCCTGTGCACAGGCGGCATCACCCCCAACCCAAAGTCCCCAACACAGATGGCAGCAGCCCCACCTCAGAGACTGCACAAGAGAGACTCCTGGCCCCATGTTCCCTTCCTCCAGCCCTATGTGGTGTCTGCAGGTCACACCCTGAGATCTCAGCCACCTCCCCCAGGCCCCTATTGGACCAGTGCTGCTCCGGAATCTCCATCTTTGTCCTCTCAGAGGGGGAGCTTTGGTGATTTTCTGAACCTATTCTTGTTTAATGGAGCATTTTTAGTGTTACTCCTAGATTCACACTTGAGAGCATGTCTAAAAGGCTTTTACAAGAAGCTCAGACCACACCGAAAGATCTTCCTCGGAGGCAGTTCAAAGAGGCAGAATAACAACACGAACGGTACCCAAGAGCCACATCAGTACAACAGCACAACTACACAAGCGCGACTTAACTGGGGCACAGCCACCCTCGCCCCCATGACCTGACTCCACCTCCTACACAGTTCACAAAGCCCTTTCTCTCTGTCCATCCCTGGGGCAGGAGTTTTTGTGCTGTCCAAGGAGGATCCTTGACACAGCCACCTGAGAAGTTATGACTCTGctcattcttcctttcttctgagaTTATccactcccctctcctccccacacaggtggggagggggagaggcagCCATGTTGATATGGACTGAGAAGGCTCAGCAGTGTGTCcccaaggaggaggagagggtcgTTAGCGGACACTATGGCCTGGGAGCTGGTGGGCAGAAGCAACAGATGTCCCTGATGAGTGGAGTCAGAGATGAGGTGGAAGCCCTGCCTGGGAATAGGACCTTGTTCTTCCCTGCCCGGTGGGTGGAGTAGTGGCAGGACCTTGTCACCAGGCTCTGATGAAGGCAGGGGCCAGCTTCTTGGGATCTTTCAATCCCAAACTCTTGCCCTTCACTCATCGCAGTTCTCCCCACGGCTACTCCAGGTCCTCTTGAAATCCGTCCTCTCCATGGACTTCCCACATCCCTCTCTGCTCTAGGTTTGATTAACAGAAGGTTGTAAACGAAAACCAGCATCTCCCTAGGGCAGCTGTGGTCTACTGACAGATGGCAAGTTACTTTGTAacctgtaattttgtttttttgaattttgtataaatAAACAGGACTAAACTAATTAggattgttcttttctttttttcctcaggcCTTGGGCTATAATGGGAGTCTCTTGGCCCCGTAGTGCATTGGTTACCAGGTTTCCATAAGGGGTTTGTCTTTGCAATTACAGTTCATTAATGGATTTACAAGGGAGAGAAGATGGCACAGTCCGCTAAGGGGATTGTTTTGCATTTCTACTCTTTTAATTACATGGTTTTCTCCTGGACCAGTGCTCTTTGAAAAAAGGGGGCGGGGGTGGAGAGTCCCAATGCCCCATCTGTTCCAGATGTGAATGCAATTAATCCAGGAGAAGACAGGAGCTGCTCAGGGACTTCCTGATACCTGAGGCTGGGCCTGCATCCTCTTCAGAGCCGCCTGtgaggctgggggttggggggcccTGCTACTCAACCCTGGTTGGCATCAAGGTATGTTGACAAGGGGAGGGGACCACTCTGCTCATGGGGGCATCGCAGCCTTGGAGTATTTGGGGTCAGAATCAAGTTTGGGTCACCTATTGAGTTACCATTTTTGGGTGATCCCTATGTGCCGGGTGATATATACACAATTTCCAATTCACACTTCTCAGTGATCCTTTTAATAAACTTATTTCACAGACAGGGACACCAAGGCTGCCAGATGTAAAGTGTCACGTGGACAAGAAGTGGCTGGGCTGAGATTTAAAtcctgaaatctctgcctccaaAATCAGGGCTCTTTCCAGAACATGGCCTCTCTGAAGTTCAGGCTCACTATGGTGAAAGGGGGTCCTATTCCTTTCTTCAAAGGTTGGGACCATCACTGGTTAACTGGCCTTCCTGCCTTTGGGCTCTTGTTCTTTAGCCCATTCTGCACACTGATACCAGAGTGATGATCCTACTGTGCCCATCTGATCAGTTCACACCTCTGCTCAAGAACTTTCTTTGGCTCCCTACTGCCTCCTGAATAAAATTCAAACGTAGCCTGACACCTTGGGTGCTGTATGATCTGGCTGCTGCTTATTTCCGTCTCACTTCACCTCACTGTGATCTCACAGAGGTTGCATTCTAGAAATGTAGGCCTGTATGAGGTTGCCATCAATACTTCCATTGTGGAGATGGAGAGACAGGCACAGAGAACTAAAGTCACTTGTGCAAGATAGAACTTCCAGGGCTGGAGGTCCTGAAAGGGTGGCACTTTCTAGGCTGCGAAACAGGGTGAGGACCAGGGtaagggggtgtagatatctctccATTTGGGTCTTGCTCACCCATTGGTGCTCCAGGAGTCCCAGGCATTGCCATGGAAGTCAGATTGAGAAGCCTTGGGTGGTTTTTTAATTCTCCAAATGCTTCCTGAGAACCTGCTGTGTGCACAGCACAAGCCAGGTGCTGACGACAGGGAGACAGTGATCAACTAGATACTGTCCCCGATCTCAAGAGGCTTCTGGTCTATTTAACACAACAGATGGGACTGGAACACCTGAGCAATGATAGTAATAAAACGACAGACTTCCTTTATTGATGGCAAATATTGCACTGGATGCACATTGCTGTTCTTGCTCACTGAGGAGTAACAAGTTCGGAGAGGTCAGACAGATTGTCCAAAACTGCGCAGCAAGAAGCTGCTCAAAACAGGATTTGAACCGAGGATTGTTGGGCTTCAGAGGCTGAACCCCGTCTTCTGCAGTGAGCTCCCCCTGCTCTGTAATTACGATGGGGGAAGGGCTAGAGGGCAAGGGACAGGGCAAGACACAAACAGGGGAAGATGCTGGAAAGAGTTGGAGATGTCAAGGCCAAATGCAGCTACCAGTAATAAGGGccagtgtttattgagcacctactatgtgccaggcaccactcTGGGCACTTTTCATAGACTAGACCTCGATTTGATGACTTCTCACTGTGATCCTATGAAGGATTTACTATTTatcattccattttacagatgaggaaactgaagcatggAGGGTTTCAGTAGCATGTCAGTGTGCCCCATCTAGTGAGAGATGGAGCTGGGACTAAACGGATCTCACAGACTCCTGAGTCAGGTGCTGTCAGCCACAGTGCTAACTGAGCTGACCTAATACAGCCATGCATTGACAAGTGAATATGATGTTAAAAAGGAATAATGGCGTAGTTGCATGTGAGAGGGGGGACCAAAAGTAAATCATTCATTGATTTACTCACCCAACAgtgatttactgagcacctgctctgtgtcaggcactggctCAGGCCCCAGGGCCCCGGCAATGAGCAGACTGTCTGTTTCTGCAATCATGGCCCTAGCTTCTCACAGGAGCCTGACTACGAAGGAAGGGGCAAAGGAAGTGTGGGAGCATCGCAGACACAGAAGTGCTGAGGAACATACAATGAAGCTGTatttggcagggggtgggggtggggggtgccctGGCCTTTGCCCTGGAGGAGCGCAGTGTGAACATGGTCCAGGCCTGTGGTTTCAGACTTGATTCTGAACTTGTGCACGGTGCCAGGTGGGGCCTGGAGTCAGACAGGTGGACATTCCTACACAATCATGATGGCAAAGACCTGCATGCTACTTAACAGTTCACAAGCACGAGGTGAATCCAGTATGGTtatcagccccattttacagatgacacacAGGCTTGGAGACGGGAAGAGACTCATCTGAGTCATGGCGTAGTGGAGCTGCGATTTGGAGCTCAGCCTGTTGGACTCCGAAGTTCCTGCTGTCCCTGTTCACCCTTTACTGCGCCTCGGCTGATGCTTTCTGAGCCTGTttgcccatctgtgaaatggactcCTGACGCGGGGCAAAATCATCTCAGGGACTGCCTTGGACCTTGGAATTAtggattgaattttttttaaaatttatttattctgtctttattttgtcTCGTCTATAGTGAAGGTGTACAGCGGGATGTTTTGATACACGTAGTGAAATGATGACCGCAGTGGAATTATGTGGTTTGAATGGGGCTGGAATGGCTGGCTTTGAGGCTGCTAGGGAGAAATCTGGCCACAGGATGGCACCATTGGCCCAGGAATGGGGTGAGCAGGCCCTGCTGGGGGATGGGGCTCGGGCTTCATGGCTGTGAGCTGGGCTGGTCCCTGTCACTGTGGCACCTGTCGCAGTTAATCTAATCTCTTTAGTCCTCTCATTCCCAACCTCCTTCCCAAAGGCTCGTGAGGGGGTGGTGACTTCTCTCATGGGGACGGTTGTATCCTCCCCAACTGCAGCTGGCCTTGCTATCCCATCCCTCACTCTGAGATGCCCTGGAGGGGCATGTCCAGAGGATTTgctggagcagggggtggcagcTCAGATCTGAGCGTTGGGGTGCAGTGGGGGCCAGGAAGGAGCACCCCAAGGAGGTATCTTCCTGTGCCCTACCCTCCCTCGTTCCGATGGGCAAATTGTCCTTTGTCCCCAAATCAGAATATAAGTGTCTTCAAGCCAAAAATAGCTGCAgcctggtgggggagggggatacTAGAGACACCAAACAGAGGTGTCGAAGGGAGCCCAACACAGGCACCTTGGAGGGACCACGGACTCTGCCATCCAAAGCCCTGGCGTGAATGGGCTCTGTCCCTGGCGTGCCCTATGGCCGTGGTCATGTGACTACAGCTCTGGGGCTCAGTTTGCTCCCctgggagatggggagaatgaTTCCCCTTTCACTGGGGGAGACTGTGAACTGAGGGGATGTGTGCAAAGCGCAGAGCATGGGCCGGGCGCCCTCGCTGTTGAAGACGAAGCTGCACCCTTGTGGCGACAGCAGCGAAGGGTctgggcccaggctggaggctcagATCACAAGTTCACACCAGGGCTTCAAGGAGGAGGCAGCCTCTCCTCCAAATTCCGAGCTGTCTTTCCTCCCTCATGGAAAACCTACACCAGGTCAaagcttctcccttcccttcGCCCCTCCAGGGTGGGGGGTATCTCACGTGGCTTCTCTCTGTCCTTCCCCATCCTTGTGAGGTGCAAGCAGCTGCCCTGTCCCATGAGGGTGATGGGGAGTCTGCTGTAAGGCGGAGTCAGGGGGATGGTCCAGGGAGTGTCTAGAGAGTGACGTGAAGGTGGGTGGCGGGGGGCATGTGCCAGCACCCAGACCAGGGATGGGGGAgcagctggggtggggtgggggcagtcaGGGAGCAGAGGGGCTTATTCAGCACAGGGCATGGGGCCGGATTATCACTGTGTGGCCAGCAAGCCAGGCCATCCATGGGGCTGGGCCAAGCTCCTAGCTCCATGCTGGGTGCCTGATTTTCAGAGACTCTGGGGAGGTTGAAGTTCCCCTCACCGATTCTTCTCAGAAACTGGAGTTCCCTCTGTGTTTCCCCAGTGCAGACTGCTGTCCTGAGGAGGCTTTCAAATGCACAGTCCCAGGCACCCTGATTTAAGGAGTATCCAGGGAACTGTGCCCAGAGCGGGGTGTGACATGTGGCTCCAAACTCAGGCCCTGAGTGACCTTGGGAAGTCCCTGACCCTCTCTGAGCTCTGTTCCACTGATGACACCGCTGGCTGTGTCAGGCACTCAGAAGGCGTTTTGTCCACGTGGACTGAGCTGACACTCCAGCACCCGCTGTGGGAACTCTGCCAGCCAGTGTTCGCTGAGTCGCACTCAGCCTCTCCTCAGATTGAGGCAGCTTTGCTCCCTGGGGGCTTGATAAAGATACATAGTAAGTGAATGAGGGAAAGCATGAACTTGCTCTCCTTGCTTCCCACAGCCCTTCTGTAGTAGTAATAGTAAATAATTTATAAGTGGTGACTTACAGTGTAGTATCTACACAGTAGATACTTCTcaagtatatatacttatgtataatACTTGTATATTatagagtaaataaataaactggcaggagaatcacttgaacccgggaggcggaggttgcagtgagccaagatcacaccagtgcactccagcctgggtgacagagagagactccatctcaaaaaaaaaaaaaaaaaaaaggtgtgttaTTTTATAATAGTGTACTTGTGGCATGTATTATATTTCCTAACTAGTAAttagtaaatataaatttataaacagCCAACATATATTAGTGCTTATGATGAGCCAAGCATTGTTCCAAGAAAAGGCTAACTTCCTTTATTCCTCACACTTCTTTTGGGAGGTAAGACTGTAACCGAAACACCTGCAGTCTAGGGCCTGCCGCTCACTGCACAGAAAGTCAATCACTGAGACAACGAGTACTGCtggggaagaaggctttaattgggttCTGTagccaaggagatgggagatGGGAGATTAGTCTCAAATCT is a window encoding:
- the MATN1 gene encoding cartilage matrix protein; its protein translation is MRVLSGTSLMLCSLLLLLQAPCSPGLAPQSRGHLCRTRPTDLVFVVDSSRSVRPVEFEKVKVFLSQVIESLDVGPNATQVGMVNYASTVKQEFSLRAHVSKAALLQAVRHIQPLSTGTMTGLAIQFAITKAFGDAEGGRSRSPDISKVVIVVTDGRPQDSVQDVSARARASGVELFAIGVGRVDKATLRQIASEPQDEHVDYVESYSVIEKLSRKFQEAFCVVSDLCATGDHDCEQVCLSSPGSYTCACHEGFTLNSDGKTCNVCSGGGGSSATDLVFLIDGSKSVRPENFELVKKFINQIVDTLDVSDKLAQVGLVQYSSSVRQEFPLGRFHTKKDIKAAVRNMSYMEKGTMTGAALKYLIDNSFTVSSGARPGAQKVGIVFTDGRSQDYINDAAKKAKDLGFKMFAVGVGNAVEDELREIASEPVAEHYFYTADFKTINQIGKKLQKKICVEEDLCACESLVKFQAKVEGLLQALTRKHIPSQRGLGPGRGAGQCWGRREHGPSVVGWAGFSWPAYC